In one window of Geotrypetes seraphini chromosome 3, aGeoSer1.1, whole genome shotgun sequence DNA:
- the GPR63 gene encoding probable G-protein coupled receptor 63, translating into MEYGSVCARYRALRVDPVLTPQRMVFSVVLTPAPPRTSNGTFVIYENIYTNFTTPQSLFRGAMDLPLKYSPGATVTTGTSTLVLNHSVTRPAQGASESLNLPLQIFLSAVMILILLLSFLGNLVVCFMVYQKAAMRSAINILLASLAFADMLLAVLNMPFALITIITTQWIFGDTFCRVSAMFFWLFVMEGVAILLIISIDRFLIIVQKQDKLNPYRAKILIVISWATSFCLAFPLAVGNPNLQVPSRAPQCVFGYTTNRGYQAYVVLVVLIFFFIPFFVMLYSFMGILNTVRHNAVRIHSHPDSICLSQASKLGLMSLQRPFQMNIDMSFKTRAFTTILILFVVFILCWAPFTTYSLVATFNSHFYHKRNFFEISTWLLWLCYLKSALNPLIYYWRIKKFRDACLDLVPKYFKFLPQLPGHTRRRIRPSAIYVCGEHRSVV; encoded by the coding sequence ATGGAATATGGCTCTGTATGCGCTCGCTATCGTGCTCTGAGAGTAGACCCAGTTCTAACTCCCCAAAGAATGGTTTTCTCTGTAGTGTTGACACCTGCCCCTCCCAGGACATCAAATGGCACGTTTGTTATCTATGAAAATATTTACACAAACTTTACTACTCCACAGTCTTTGTTTCGGGGTGCCATGGATCTGCCACTAAAATACAGTCCTGGTGCCACGGTCACAACTGGGACGAGTACTTTAGTTCTGAACCATTCGGTAACTCGGCCTGCGCAAGGCGCTTCAGAAAGCTTAAACCTGCCACTCCAAATCTTTCTTTCTGCTGTAATGATACTTattctcttactttctttcttgGGAAATCTTGTTGTCTGTTTCATGGTATACCAGAAGGCTGCCATGCGATCtgcaattaatatactacttgcTAGCCTGGCTTTTGCCGACATGTTGCTTGCTGTGCTAAACATGCCTTTTGCTCTGATAACTATCATCACGACTCAGTGGATTTTTGGAGATACCTTCTGTAGAGTTTCCGCCATGTTCTTTTGGCTCTTTGTCATGGAAGGCGTGGCCATCTTGCTCATTATCAGCATTGATCGATTCCTCATCATTGTTCAAAAGCAAGACAAGCTCAATCCTTACCGTGCAAAAATTCTAATTGTTATTTCATGGGCTACATCCTTTTGTTTGGCCTTTCCCTTGGCTGTAGGCAATCCAAATTTGCAAGTACCATCGAGAGCTCCTCAATGTGTTTTTGGCTACACTACAAATCGTGGTTACCAGGCCTATGTAGTCTTGGTGGtactaattttcttttttattccgTTCTTTGTCATGCTCTACTCTTTCATGGGCATTCTCAACACCGTGCGCCACAATGCAGTCCGTATCCATAGCCACCCTGACAGCATATGCCTGAGTCAGGCCAGCAAGCTGGGTCTCATGAGTCTTCAGAGGCCCTTCCAAATGAACATCGATATGAGCTTTAAAACTCGTGCCTTCACGACcattttgattttgtttgttgtttttatattgtGTTGGGCCCCGTTTACCACCTACAGCCTTGTTGCTACGTTCAACAGTCATTTCTACCACAAGCGCAACTTTTTTGAGATAAGCACATGGCTGCTGTGGCTATGCTACCTCAAGTCTGCACTAAACCCGCTGATTTACTACTGGAGGATTAAGAAATTTCGTGATGCCTGCTTGGATTTGGTGCCCAAGTACTTCAAGTTTCTGCCACAGTTACCTGGTCACACAAGACGCCGAATCCGGCCTAGTGCCATCTATGTGTGTGGGGAGCACCGTTCAGTAGTGTGA